The Carassius gibelio isolate Cgi1373 ecotype wild population from Czech Republic chromosome B12, carGib1.2-hapl.c, whole genome shotgun sequence genome has a segment encoding these proteins:
- the LOC127969362 gene encoding COP9 signalosome complex subunit 3: MASALEQFVNNVRQLSAQGQMTQLCELINKSGELLAKNLSHLDTVLGALDIQEHSLGVLAVLFVKFSMPNIPDFETLFSQVQLFISTCNGEHIRYATDTFAGLCHQLTSALVERKQPLRGISIIKQAIDKMQMNTNQLTSVHADLCQLCLLAKCFKPAVPFLELDMMDICKENGAYDAKHFLCFYYYGGMIYTGLKNFERALYFFEQAITTPAMAVSHIMLEAYKKYILVSLILHGKVQQLPKYTSQIVGRFIKPLSNAYHELAQVYASNNPSELRAVVNRHGETFTRDNNSGLVKQCLSSLYKKNIQRLTKTFLTLSLQDMASRVQLSGAQEAEKYVLHMIEDGEIYASINQKDGMVCFHDNPEKYNNPAMLHKIDQEMLKCIEVDEKLKSMDQEITVNPQFVQKSMGMQEDDVGSKTSSYS, translated from the exons ATGGCTTCGGCTCTGGAGCAGTTCGTGAATAACGTGCGGCAACTCTCCGCTCAAG GTCAGATGACTCAACTGTGTGAGCTGATCAATAAAAGTGGAGAGCTTCTGGCCAAGAATCTGTCCCATCTGGACACTGTTCTGGGAGCGCTGGACATCCAGGAACATTCCCTCGGGGTTTTAGCCGTTCT GTTTGTGAAGTTCTCCATGCCAAACATCCCTGATTTCGAGACCCTGTTTTCCCAAGTCCAGCTCTTCATCAGCACCTGCAACGGAGAGCACATCCGATACGCCACAGATACAT ttgcTGGTCTGTGCCACCAGTTGACATCCGCCCTTGTAGAAAGAAAACAG CCTTTGCGTGGAATTAGTATAATTAAACAGGCCATAGACAAGATGCAAATGAACACAAACCAGCTGACCTCAGTGCATGCAGACCTGTGTCAG TTATGTCTTTTAGCGAAGTGCTTCAAACCCGCAGTCCCGTTCCTGGAGCTAGACATGATGGATATCTGCAAGGAGAACGGAGCGTACGACGCAAAGCACTTTCTATGTTTTTATTACTACGGAGGCATGATCTACACGGGGCTGAAGAACTTTGAACGAGCGCTGTACTTTTTTGAACAG GCTATAACCACTCCAGCGATGGCTGTCAGTCACATCATGTTAGAAGCATACAAGAAGTACATCCTGGTCTCCCTCATCCTGCACGGCAAAGTACAGCAGCTCCCCAAATACACATCCCAGATCGTGGGCCGCTTCATCAAG CCCCTCAGTAATGCCTACCACGAGCTGGCTCAGGTCTACGCCAGCAACAACCCGTCTGAGCTGCGCGCTGTGGTCAACAGACACGGAGAGACGTTCACACGAGACAACAACAGCGGCCTGGTCAAACAGTGCCTGTCCTCGCTCTACAAGAAGAACATCCAGAGGCTCACCAAG ACGTTCTTGACGTTATCTTTACAAGACATGGCGAGTCGAGTTCAGCTCTCCGGCGCTCAAGAAGCAGAGAAATACGTCCTACACATG ATCGAGGATGGAGAGATTTATGCGAGTATTAACCAGAAAGATGGCATGGTGTGTTTTCACGACAACCCTGAGAAATACAACAACCCTGCGATGCTCCACAAAATCGACCAAGAG ATGCTGAAGTGTATAGAGGTGGATGAAAAACTGAAGTCCATGGATCAGGAAATCACTGTAAACCCGCAGTTTGTGCAGAAG AGTATGGGGATGCAGGAGGATGACGTCGGCAGCAAGACGTCCAGCTACTCTTGA
- the LOC127969367 gene encoding 5'(3')-deoxyribonucleotidase, mitochondrial — protein MTLLPRIVRWVEKSASSMYFHSRCSANMSFNERRLRVLVDMDGVIADFEGGFLKKYKEKFPNEPFISLEDRRGFWVSTQYGDLRRDLCEKAISIWESKNFFLDLDPLPGGVEAVKEMSTMENTDVFICTSPIKHYSYCPYEKFAWVEKHLGSEFLEQIILTRDKTIVTGDILVDDKPDILGVEPNPSWEHVLFTACHNKHLPPNPSQRRLQSWADDWRGLLQSKRQEHTSVCV, from the exons ATGACTTTACTGCCGAGGATTGTGAGATGGGTGGAGAAAAGCGCTTCGTCGATGTACTTTCACTCTCGCTGCAGTGCTAACATGAGCTTTAACGAGCGCAGGCTGCGGGTGCTGGTGGATATGGACGGAGTCATCGCAGACTTCGAGGGAGGATTCCTAAAGAAATACAAGGAGAAGTTTCCCAACGAGCCTTTTATATCTTTGGAGGACAGAAGAGGATTCTGGGTGTCCACACAGTATGGAGAcctgaggagagacctgtgt GAAAAGGCCATCAGCATTTGGGAGTCCAAAAACTTCTTCCTGGACCTGGATCCTCTTCCTGGAGGAGTGGAGGCGGTGAAGGAGATGTCCACGATGGAGAA TACAGATGTCTTCATTTGCACCAGTCCTATAAAGCATTACAGCTACTGTCCGTATGAAAAG TTTGCCTGGGTAGAGAAACATCTCGGCTCCGAGTTCCTGGAGCAGATCATCTTGACCAGAGACAAGACCATAGTGACCGGAGACATCCTCGTGGATGACAAACCTGATATCCTGG GTGTGGAGCCCAATCCGTCCTGGGAGCACGTCCTGTTCACCGCCTGCCACAACAAACACCTGCCACCGAACCCGTCCCAGAGACGCCTTCAGTCCTGGGCCGACGACTGGAGGGGGCTTCTGCAGAGCAAGCGCCAGGAACACACCAGCGTTTGTGTTTAG